The window GTCTTTGTCACAAGTTAGATCCATAATTCTTATGGTTAAACTTAAATTCGGTATGCAATAAAAGAATTTTGTGACAACCCGATTCATATATCATAACTTCTGGGCTATATCCATTATATCCAGTAACTTAATTTGTCCAAATCTTCtataaagaaaatgaatttaaagCCGTTCATATACCTCGTTAATTTCTTCATGGCATATAGTCAATTTACCTCCATGATATATAGTCAACTTATAACCATTCCATCATCAACTTATTTAAGAGGTTGTCATATACTGTTCTTATAAAAACAAGGCTTCTTTAAGTGATTAGGAGAACCCAAATTCATTTAGTGTCTAGCCATTGTTTATAAGTTGAAGTATTTGGGTAATTAATTCAAAGCAACAAaacatgaaattatttaaatgttggatATCATAACAATTCTTATCCTACACAAACCATGAACAATAGAAGACAATGCTACATCTAGTAGCTACTTTCAAGGCTCGACTTCAATAATTATATGTTGGACGTTGGAAACAGATCCCGCTTCATAAAATGGTAAGTAAATGATATCCTAATAATGTATTCTTGTTGATTATATAAACCCTAATCAATCAGATAGATTCACTTTTCTAAAACAGGACATTATTTAGAGTTTGGAAGTGGAAGAGAAAGGTGAACAAACTCTGAATAGATAAGGATGCATTTAGGAAGagaacaaaaacaataatcCAGAAATAAGTcttcaacagaaagaagaagATTTGTAAACTTCATTACCTGTCATCATTGTTCATTGTGAACTTTGTTTGAGACTAGTCAAAGTAAGAAGGCAACGTTGAAGTCTAAAGCTCGGCTAAATGTCAAAGTTCGTCGTGGTAGAATTCTGAAATCAAAATCTCATCTCCCATTGCCCTAAATTCTCTCGCTAACTCGTCAGTCTTTCTTCGGTTCCTTTATATGAGAAATCGAATCCTTCGAAGAACAAAAattggagaaaaagaagaatagTGGGTTTAGTTAGTTAGGGAAGGAGAGAAAAATCATTAATGcctttgtaaatgttttattatttagaattatatatatatatatataatattaattaataaagatgacATGTCAATTCTACcgtatattaattaaaaaagatgacatgTCAATCCCATTTGTCATCTCATTTAACAGGAACTTAACGGGGTTAGAGATTTGGTAGAGTAGTGACATAGATGAATATTAAACTCAACTATAATGATATGAGCGaacaaaatttagtttaatgatatatacatgaatattccattatagttcagtgataaagttaacattttttttatttttttcatcccTTGAGTTATTCCAAATGAGAGACATTCTCCACAAGAATTATCTAAATAatgtcaaattttaatatatatatatatatatatatataatatttaaaatatatatatagttaattatttactaatatatttatgtgcgttatttatttttatttttttaaaaccattagtatatattaatgaatttaataataagaatattgtaaaaaaacataaatcctTTCTCCTTGTATTTCTCCAAACATGTGTTTTCCCTCCTTCAAACTCTAAACTTCCGGATTCCCACTAATTCCTCATTTTGTATTtctgaagagagagagagaaagaagatcACCCATTTCTATGATCAAACAGAAAACCTTCATTTTGAGCAAGGAAGGGGAAAACCACACAAAACCACCAACTCCTGACCATGCAATTGGTTCGCGCCGCGGTCCTTTTTTGGACCTGCACGGTGTTTCTCTTCGCCTCCACGGCGGTGAACTCTTTAGGAGTCAATTTTGGCACCCAAGCCTCTCACACTTTATTACCTACCATTTTGGTCAAATTGCTTAAAGACAATGGTATCAACAAGATTAAGCTATTTGATGCAGATTCTTGGTATCTCAATGCCTTTGCTGGCACTGGAATTGAAGTCATGCCCGGTATCCCTAATCTTGAATTGAAGAGGCTTAGTGGCGATTATGATCAGGCAAAGAGTTGGGTCAAACACAATATTACAACGCATTTGTACGATGGGGGTGTCAAGATCAAGTtattctcttttctctctctctctctaatgTTTGGTTTAAGgtttcataatattaaaaagaaaattaaaaatcatgaTTTATGGAAAAATAAACCTTGAtcatccttaattaattatatattgcaGGTATGTGACAGTTGGAAATGAGCCATTCTTGACAAGCTACAATGGATCATACTTGAAAACAACACTCCCAGCTATCCAAAACATCCAAAGAGCTCTCGACGAAGCGGGCCACGGGAATATAAAAGCAACGACTCCACTCAATGCGGATGTCTACGGAGGAAGTGTTCCATCCGAGGGTGATTTTCGTTCGGACATAAAACCCTTAATGCTCGACTTAGTAAAATATCTCAACTCCGTTCATTCCCCTTTCCTCGTCAACATCTATCCATTCCTATCGCTTTACCAACAAGGAGCAACCTTTCCCATAGACTTCGCCATGTTCGATGGCAATGCCCAAGGCATCAACGATCAAGGACGTCATTATGATAACATGTTAGACGCAAATCTAGACACGTTAGCATGGTCCCTAAAGAAAGCCGGAGCTAGCAACATGAAGATCATAATCGGGGAGATAGGATGGCCCACAGACGGCGACATACACGCAAATATCTCCCTTGCGAAGCGATTCTACAGCGGCTTTTTCAAAAAGATGGCAGCCAATAAAGGGACTTTTGAAAGACCGGGAAGTCTCGATTACTACCTCTTCGGTTTGATAGACGAGGACATGAAGAGCATTGCCCCGGGAACATTCGAGAGGCATTGGGGCATGTTCTATTATGACGGGAAACCTAAATATGAAATGGATATGACCGGAGGACAAGGAAACGGGCCAAAGTCACTCGTGGGTGCCAAAGGCGTGTTGTATCAAGATAAGTCGTGGTGTGTATTCAACTTGGAAGCGAAGGACTTGTCTCAAGTGGCAGATTCGATTGAATATGCGTGCGTGAACGGAGATTGCACATCCCTCGAGTATGGTTCTACGTGTAACAAAATTGGGAAGAATGGAAACATAAGTTATGCTTTTAATATGTATTATCAAATGAATGATCAAAGTGTGGAGGCTTGTGACTTTAATGGGCTTGCAACCATGACCACATTGGACCCTTCCGAGGGCACTTGCAAGTTCATTATACAAATCCAAAGTGGTGGGAAGAGATGTGTACATTATCATGGCCTCAATACGGTTGTTGGggttttgttattattaatggTCACAATTGCTTTATTTTAACCTTTAACTAATTATTAGAATTGATCAATGTGATGTTGACTTTCTAATCTCTAAAACCATGTGTCATGTGTGAGTGCTTCATAAGATTCTCTCCTCtctttatttgttaataggaCTTGCTATTATAAACTACTTTCCACACaaatacaaaatacaaaataaaaaaaaaacacaagtaCACACACTATGCTTCCTCAACAAAAACAAAGTTTGGGTGAAAGTTTCATTGGGTCAATTAGAAAACATGAATGGTTATTGGAATTGGAGAGTCAATTCTTGGAATTTAAATTTGATGGAAGCTTAAACTAGTCAATTTTTTAAGTTGAAATGTCAATTaaattatgtatgaataaaatttcTAACAAGTAACCCACCTCTTCTTCAAATCCCCTTCTTCCCCAAATCTATCGAGCGCATCTAGCTAGCGGCTAGACGAAGGCGACTTTCGTACACTTTAAGCATCTCTCTTACTCGCCACAAGCTTGTGTGTAAGTTTCTATTTCTTTATATATGTGATCTATGTTTAGTATCAAGTTTCAACTAATCTAACCAATAagtgttgaggtgttccttgccattgcgggcgggttttaaattccggatAAACGGGTCAgagttttctgttatgaaaacgggttagagtataaatactttttttgtgtatttttctcataacacagtaaggttgagagagagtgaatagatctagggtttttctacttcttcttgttctttggctgatccacaATGAGAGGTTGGGGGAGCTTTTAATTGTGGAGGATTCCAATCATTCATAAtataatcacttctttcatttaaGAGCAgagcatgtaagtttctactattgacatttgtttgatttagtgaaacttattcctcccgtggacgtaggtctattttgaccgaaccacgtatattgtgttatcgtttattgctttgtgctatttcagctCTTGGTAAATCTGTTGTTCAGTATAGAagatttggaaactgatttgttacaggtttgatttctaagaagatctgtagttttgctgttgcaaaacccaacagtggtatcagattagtattgattggttatctgttttaacattggagtaGAGTGCTCTACTATTTACTTGACGAaattcaaagaggagatcaactggtttctttactggggtttttgtcagttgttaaggcaaCAATAATaggaaatctagacctgatatggtgagtctgaatggtacaaactataGACAATAAaaactgatgattagtgatctgttagtttcagataatttgaatgaagcaattaaaaatgagggtgttagacctgagactacaaaagaggctgattggaaaaagacaaatagaaaggcctgcagctttattcgttcctgggttggtATAAATGTTGTGCATCATGTTGAGAACGAGACTACGACGTATagtgtgtggagcaaacttgaagctctctatgctgggaggtcatcagggaataaagcagcactggtacGAATATTGGTGAATCggaagtacattgataataaatcaattgctaggcacttgaatgaatttcaaaatattttgaatcagctgagtagtatgaagataaactttgatgatgatgtgcaatcacttttagtccttggatctttgtctgcaagttgggagacacttattatcactctcagcaactcatcaccaaatggtaaagtcaacatggcatttgtcactagttccttacttgatgagcaGAATCAAAaggggataaaccctctaagtctgatatgttggtgactgatagaggaagatcaaaggataatagaagtggttcgagcaggggtaagtctagagctccaaaaaaggatggtgcttgccattactgtggAAAATGGGTCATTGGAAAAATGAGtgctgaaaatttaaaaatgataaagcgaagggtacGGTGAAgcccaaagaaaagaaagaacaaagtgcagatacatctgcttatgcttcaaatggtgaactgacatgtgtttctaactgtcaagactcctgtcttagcacatcttaAAATGAAACAGC is drawn from Impatiens glandulifera chromosome 3, dImpGla2.1, whole genome shotgun sequence and contains these coding sequences:
- the LOC124930228 gene encoding glucan endo-1,3-beta-glucosidase 8-like, whose product is MQLVRAAVLFWTCTVFLFASTAVNSLGVNFGTQASHTLLPTILVKLLKDNGINKIKLFDADSWYLNAFAGTGIEVMPGIPNLELKRLSGDYDQAKSWVKHNITTHLYDGGVKIKYVTVGNEPFLTSYNGSYLKTTLPAIQNIQRALDEAGHGNIKATTPLNADVYGGSVPSEGDFRSDIKPLMLDLVKYLNSVHSPFLVNIYPFLSLYQQGATFPIDFAMFDGNAQGINDQGRHYDNMLDANLDTLAWSLKKAGASNMKIIIGEIGWPTDGDIHANISLAKRFYSGFFKKMAANKGTFERPGSLDYYLFGLIDEDMKSIAPGTFERHWGMFYYDGKPKYEMDMTGGQGNGPKSLVGAKGVLYQDKSWCVFNLEAKDLSQVADSIEYACVNGDCTSLEYGSTCNKIGKNGNISYAFNMYYQMNDQSVEACDFNGLATMTTLDPSEGTCKFIIQIQSGGKRCVHYHGLNTVVGVLLLLMVTIALF